A single region of the Polyodon spathula isolate WHYD16114869_AA chromosome 12, ASM1765450v1, whole genome shotgun sequence genome encodes:
- the LOC121324202 gene encoding ras-related protein Rab-18-like isoform X3: protein MEEDILTTLKLLIIGESSVGKSSLLLRFTDDKFDPELGSTIGVDFKVKSINSDGNNVKLAIWDTAGQERFRTLTPSYYRGAQGVILVYDVTRRETFKRLENWLNELETYCTKNNIVKMLVGNKIDKSDREVDRNEGLQFARKHAMLFIEASAKTRGGVQCAFEEVVEKIIQTPGLWATETPQRGVRLAEAASNHQGSCSG, encoded by the exons ATGGAGGAAGATATCCTGACAACACTAAAACTTCTAATTATTGGAGAAAGTTCTGTAGGAAAGTCAAG CCTTTTGCTCCGATTCACTGATGACAAATTTGATCCTGAACTAGGCTCCACGATAG gAGTTGACTTTAAAGTCAAAAGTATAAATTCTGACGGCAATAATGTGAAGCTGGCAATATGG GATACTGCTGGACAGGAACGGTTTCGGACACTGACTCCAAGCTACTACAGAGGAGCTCAGGGGGTTATACTTG TTTATGATGTTACAAGGAGAGAAACCTTTAAAAGGCTGGAGAACTGGCTAAATGAACTGGAAACTTACTGCACGAAAAACAACATCGTAAAAATGCTGGTTGGAAATAAGATTGATAAG TCTGACCGGGAGGTAGACAGAAATGAAGGGCTGCAGTTTGCCAGGAAACATGCTATGCTTTTTATTG AGGCCAGTGCGAAAACGAGAGGTGGAGTGCAGTGCGCCTTTGAAGAAGTGGTGGAGAAAATCATCCAGACGCCAGGACTATGGGCAACAGAGACGCCACAGAGGGGGGTCAGACTAGCAGAAGCAGCATCAAACCACCAAGGATCCTGCTCTGG
- the LOC121324202 gene encoding ras-related protein Rab-18-B-like isoform X2: MEEDILTTLKLLIIGESSVGKSSLLLRFTDDKFDPELGSTIGVDFKVKSINSDGNNVKLAIWDTAGQERFRTLTPSYYRGAQGVILVYDVTRRETFKRLENWLNELETYCTKNNIVKMLVGNKIDKSDREVDRNEGLQFARKHAMLFIEASAKTRGGVQCAFEEVVEKIIQTPGLWATETPQRGVRLAEAASNHQGSCSGYCLLI; encoded by the exons ATGGAGGAAGATATCCTGACAACACTAAAACTTCTAATTATTGGAGAAAGTTCTGTAGGAAAGTCAAG CCTTTTGCTCCGATTCACTGATGACAAATTTGATCCTGAACTAGGCTCCACGATAG gAGTTGACTTTAAAGTCAAAAGTATAAATTCTGACGGCAATAATGTGAAGCTGGCAATATGG GATACTGCTGGACAGGAACGGTTTCGGACACTGACTCCAAGCTACTACAGAGGAGCTCAGGGGGTTATACTTG TTTATGATGTTACAAGGAGAGAAACCTTTAAAAGGCTGGAGAACTGGCTAAATGAACTGGAAACTTACTGCACGAAAAACAACATCGTAAAAATGCTGGTTGGAAATAAGATTGATAAG TCTGACCGGGAGGTAGACAGAAATGAAGGGCTGCAGTTTGCCAGGAAACATGCTATGCTTTTTATTG AGGCCAGTGCGAAAACGAGAGGTGGAGTGCAGTGCGCCTTTGAAGAAGTGGTGGAGAAAATCATCCAGACGCCAGGACTATGGGCAACAGAGACGCCACAGAGGGGGGTCAGACTAGCAGAAGCAGCATCAAACCACCAAGGATCCTGCTCTGGGTATTGCttacttatttaa